The Terriglobales bacterium genome includes the window CGGCAGCGCACGCCGACTTCGCTGTAGTACTCGGCAAGGTCTTCGGCCATGCGCTTGGTGAGCGTGGTGACGAGCACGCGCTCGCCCTTGTCGACGCGCGCGCGGATTTCATGCAGAAGATCGTCAATCTGACCTTTGACGGGACGGATTTCCACTTCGGGATCCACGAGGCCGGTGGGTCGGATGATCTGCTCGACGACAACACCGGCGGACCTGGTGAGTTCGTAGGGCCCGGGAGTCGCGGAAACGTACACGACCTGGTTGACGCGGTGCTCGAATTCCTCGAAGGTGAGTGGACGATTGTCGAGGGCCGAGGGGAGACGGAATCCGTATTCGATCAGAGTGCTCTTGCGCGAACGGTCACCGTGCCACATGCCGTGAAGCTGCGGAATCGTCTGGTGCGATTCGTCGATGAAGAGCAGGTAGTCGCGCGGGACGTAATCGAGGAGCGTCGGCGGCGGCTCGCCGGGAAGGCGCCCGGTGAAGTGGCGCGAATAGTTCTCGATACCGTGGCAGTAGCCCATGGACTTGATCATCTCGAGATCGAACCGCGTGCGCTGGTGGACACGCTGGGATTCGACGAGGCGTCCCTGGTTTTGGAGTTCTCCCTCCCACCATTCGAGTTCCTTGAGGATGGAGTCGACGGCGCTGGACTTCGTTTCGGGCTTCATGACGTAGTGCGATTTCGGGTAGACGGGCAGACGCTGGTAGCGCTGCTTCACGGTGCCGAAGAGTGGATCGATCTGCGCGAGCGATTCGATCTGGTCGCCCCAGAGTTCGATGCGGTACGCCATGTCTTCATAGGACGGGAAGACTTCGATGATGTCGCCGCGGACGCGGAACGTCCCGCGACGGAGTTCGGAGTCGCTGCGCTCGTAGAGGATCTCGACCAGCTTGCGCAGGATGTCTTCGCGCTTGATCTTCTGTCCCTTTTCGAGGAAGAGCAACATGCCGTAATAGGCTTCGGGCGAACCGAGGCCGTAGATGCAGGAAACCGAGGCGACGATGATGCAGTCGCGCCGTTCGAACAACGACTTGGTGGCCGAGAGACGGAGCTTGTCGAGCTCGTCGTTGATGGTGGCTTCTTTCTCGATGTAGACGTCGCCGGCCGGAATGTAAGCCTCGGGCTGGTAGTAGTCGTAATAAGAGACGAAGTACTCGACGGCGTTCTGCGGAAAGAAGCTCTTGAACTCGTGATAAAGCTGCGCGGCGAGCGTCTTGTTGTGGGCGAGGATGAGGGCCGGACGGTTCAGGTTCTCGATGATCTTGGCCATCGTGAACGTCTTGCCGGAACCGGTGACGCCGAGCAGCACCTGATGCTTTTCGCCGTCGATGGCACCACGGGTAAGGCTCTCGATGGCGGTGCGCTGGTCGCCGCGCGGGGAGTATTCGGAGTGGAGCTTGAATTCCATAGGTACCGGTTTCTTAGTCGTTTGTCGTTGGCCAGACCCTACCTCCGCGAAATCGTTCCGTGGCCTCACAGGAGCGAATTTCGGCGGGTGGGCAAACCTTAATTATATCGCGGAGTTCTGGTGAGGATTTTCTACTCGAGCGTCTCCCTCGGTTGGTCGACGAAACAGAATAGTAGGGGGCAGCGCGCGGGTGAAAATATGGGATTAGTTACCGATGATCTTCTTCCACTTGGTAACGCGGCCACCGATGAAGGTGATGCGGCATTCACCCCTTGGCTCTTCGAGCGTCCACAGGTCACCAGCAGGATTTAAAGGCGGTTGGAGATCAGAGGATCGCACAGCGAGCTTGGTTTCGTCCTTCGTCATGCCGACTTTCAAGTTGTCGCAAACCGAGGCTCCGAGGAGCGATTTCGGCTGGAGATTCGCGAGGTCATCGGAATTGATCTTCGTGTCTTCAGGAAGTCCGGTGCGCCAGTTTTCCAGGCCTTCGGCGCTCAGGGCGCGGACCACCTGACCCCGTGGACACTCTTCTACACTGAATACATCATTGTCGGAACCCGCGGCGGGTACGGCGGGAATGATCCTCTTGGTTTTACAGCCCGGCAGGTTATCAAGCACCCATTTCTCCGTTCCTTCTGGGAGTTCGTCTCCCTCGATCACTTTCAAATGAGCAGATGCGCTAGCGCCTGGAATATGGGCGGATATCTCGTAATCGCCCGCACGCATATATGTCACCATGACGTCGGCACCGGAGCCTTCCATTTGTTGAAAAGGCGTATCCCAACGGACGGAGTTGTCGGGAACGCCGCGGGCATCAACAGCGCGGAACATCTTGGTTTGGCCTACCACGACAGTTGCACGGCTGGGTGTGATGGCGAGACGCGGAGTTTCCTGCGCGAAGAGTGTGGAGCCCAGGAGAACGAGCAGAGACATTACGAGTAAGTTGCGCTTCATATTCGCTTGCGAGAGAGGATAGGCGGGCACTCGCGCTTGTGTCTGTGACGCGAACCACAATATTAACGGATGAGTGAGTATCGAAGGTGTTAGTGCTTGGTGTATCCGGTGAGTCCGGCGGCGTGGGCGCGTCTATCGAGGCGGGTGAGGCGCTTTTCCTGTAACGGCGTGATCAAGGGCGTGTGCTTTACATGGCACAGGTGTTCGGCGATGAACCAGACGGGCTGGTCGGTGGTCATCCAGTTGAGGCGGTCGAAGCGTGAAAGATCGACCGGGCGTGAGAAGGCGCGCAGTGTGCGTTCGCCGAGGAGGTTGTAGTAGTTGTCGAAATAGCTCATCGCGAGTTCGCGGAGGGATCGGTAGACGGGTTCGCGGAAACGGAGTCCGGCGAAATTGGATTTCGCGATCGAACCCCAGTGGCCGTCGTACTGGTAGATGGCGAGCACGTGGTCGGTGTCGCGGACGGCCTCCAAATCCCAGAGCAGTGGCTTGAATCCGTTGACGCGAAGTGCGGCGGCGGCAAAGACGGCGCCTTCCAGGCAGTGAGCCGTTTCTTCACGAAGCACCCGCCGAGGCGACCATGCGGTGTTCGCGTGATGGTAGGGAAGGTCTTCGAGAAAGCGCTGAACGAGGTGCGGCGATTTGAGTGCGCGCAGACGGCGCAGTTCCGCCGGAGTCAGCCCGAAAGTGTTCATCGTTGTTTGGCCACCAACATATCAAACCACCAGCGCTGGCTGGAACTACTTCAAGTTGACGCGGAAAAACTGGAGCGCCAGGTCGGCTGTCTGCTGGTGGACACTGTCGCGATTGACACCAGGCGGATCGACGCAGAGACCGGGCTCTGCTTTCCTGCCGGAGTCAGTGCAGGTGCCGAGATAGGTGTAGTGCACGGCTTTCGGTATGAGCTTCAGCTTGGCTCCGGGAATTGCTTTGGCGAAAACTTCAGCGTTGCTCGTAACAGGGACGATCGGATCGGCTGCTCCAGAAACAATCTGCACCGGTATGGAGATCTTGTGGAGGCTCTCCGGTTTGAACGCGACTGCCAGCGCAGGGGCGATGGCGAACACCGCGCGAATTCTATGATCGCGGAAAGATGCGCTGCCGCTCTCAAAAGAACGCTTGAAGACGGGATCGGTTTCGAGGAGCTTTTCAGCCTTTGGTTTTAAGTTGGGGAACTCAGGAGGATCAACACACATCGCGTTGTCGTTGGTGGTTTCGCAGAGCTTGAGAAAACGGTCTGGATCCGTAATGCCGCCAGCGATCTCGATCATCGTGTAGCCGCCGAGAGAGAAACCGGCAGCGCCGATCCGGTTCGCGTCGATGCGGGACGCGAACTGCTGGTCCTTCAGCACCAGGTCGAGGACGGAGCTCAAGTCGCGAGCGCGCTCCCACCAGAGAGTGAATCCCTCGACGGTGTACCCGGTGATGCCATTGTTTCCCGGGTGATTCACGCCAACGACGATATAGCCGTGTTTTGCAAGTCGGGCGCCGAGCCAGGCCATCATGCCGGAAGTGCCTCCGGTGCCGTGGGAGACGAGAATCAACGGAAATTTAGACGGCGCGGATGCAAGTGGGGCATCAGGCGCGGCGTTTGGAGCACTCGCCATGGGATTTGAGGGGTCGCCAATCCAGCGGGCGACCTCGTTCGCCGAGGCAGGTGCCGGATACCAGATGGTCGTAAGAATGACCTTGGCTTTCGCGCCGCGCCAGTTGTAGTCGCCAGGCGGGACGAACTGTCGATCGGTTACGCCCACCTTGAATTGTTGCGCGAAAGAAGAACCGACAATGAAGAGAAGACACGCGAGAGCTGCGAAGAATCGTTTGCGCATATGGTTACTCCGTCCAGCGGCGTTCGCCGATTTGTGTGAAGTATTCGCCGAGTTCGTCGGGTCGGTCCATGAGGACGTCGGGTGGGACCTGAGCGAGCGAATCGGGTGAGAGGCCGTAGGTGAGTCCGACGCTGTACATGCCGGAGTTCTGGGCAGTGAGGACGTCGTTGGCGGAGTCGCCGATCATGACGGCCTGCTCGGGCTTGACGCCGGTTTCATCGAGAAGGGCGAGAGCGCCTTGCGGGTCAGGCTTTTTGGTGGGAAAGCTGTTTCCGCCGTAGACCTGGAAAAAGAACTCGCCGAGGCCGAGTTCCTGCACGATCGCCTTGGAAGGAATGACCGGCTTGTTGCTGAGGACCGCCATCTTGATGTCGCCATTGTGAGCGGCGCGGATGTCCTTCAGTGAGTCCAGAATGCCTGCATAGACATAGGTGTTATCGAGCTTATGTTCACGGTAGTAGGCGAGGAAGTAGGCAAGCGCTTCATCGACGAATTTCTGGTCGTCGGGGTCGCCGAGAGAGCGACGGACGAGCATCGGGGCGCCGTCGCCGATGTAGGTAGCGATAAGGTCGCAGGGGAGTTCCGGACGGTGGAATTGGCGCAGCATGGCGTTGACGGAATTGGTGAGGTCCTGACGCGAGTCAACGAGGGTGCCATCCAAATCAAATATAAGGAGCCGTATCTCGTCGGCGGGTATGGGCCGGTTGATCTTTATCATTCGGGACAATTCTAACTGGCAAGGGCGGGTACCGAAATCCGGTGATGCTGGTCACGTTAGGTTGTGCGGAAACGGGGTTAGGGCATTTACAATGTCTTGTTCGCTTTCAAAGAACCCCAGCCGCATCAAAATATATAGAGGAAACGGATGGCACTAACGAAAACTGAGCCAAAGCCTGCGAAGACAGCGCGCCCGGCGAAGACCTACGAAGGACTGACGTCAGAGCAACTGGTCCAGATGTACCGGACCATGTACCTGTCGCGGAAGATCGACGATCGGGAGATCCTGCTCAAAAGGCAGCAGAAGATCTTTTTCCAGATTTCGGGTGCCGGGCACGAGGCGCTGCTGGTGGCCGCCGGCATGGTCCTGAAGCCCCACTACGACTGGTTTTACCCCTACTATCGCGATCGCGCGCTGTGTCTGAAGCTGGGTATGACCCCGCTGGAGATGTTGCTGGAGGCGGTGGGCGCGGCGGACGACCCGAATTCCGGCGGGCGGCAGATGCCGTCACACTGGGGGCACAAGGGGCTCAACATCGTGACGCAGTCGTCGCCGACGGGGACGCAGTTCCTGCAAGCGGTGGGATGCGCAGAAGCTGGAAGGTATTTCAACCGGCATCCTGAAGCGGCCACGAAGGCCGAAGGTGATTACCGCCAGTTCAAGGATGTGCAGTTCCACGGCGACGAGGTCGTTTACGTTTCGACGGGAGATGGCGCGACGAGCGAAGGCGAGTTCTGGGAGGCGATGAATACCGCCTCGAACCGCAAATTGCCATTGTTGTTCCTGTGCGAAGACAACGAGTACGCGATCTCGGTGCCAGTGGAAGTGCAGACGGCGGGCGGAAATATCTCGAAGCTGGTCAGAAATTTCCCGAACTTCTACTTTGACGAAGTGGATGGATGCGATCCGATTGCGAGCTACACGGCGCTGAGGAAAGCCGTGGATTACGTTCGCAGCGGCAAAGGACCGGCGTTTGTTCATGGACACGTAATTCGTCCGTACTCGCATTCGCTGTCGGATGATGAGAAGTTGTACAGGCCTGAAGCGGAACGCAAAAGCGAAGTGCAGAAGGATCCGATCACACGGTTCCAGCTGTTCCTGGTTCGCGAAGGCATTCTCGACGAGGAAGAGATCAGCCGGCTTGAAAAGGAAGTGGATGAAGAAGTGCAGGCGGCGAGCGATGCGGCATTGAAGGCCGCGTTTCCGGCGCTCGATTCCTACAAGGAGTTCGTGTATTCGCCTGACGTAGATCCAACTTCGCCGGCATTCGATACACATCCGAATTTCGATTCGCCTGAACCGGGCAAGACGGCAGGCGAAAAGACGATGGCCGACCTGATCAACGCGTGCCTACGCGACGAGATGAAGCGCGATGAACGCATCGTGATGTTCGGCGAAGACGTGGCGGATTGCTCGCGCGAGGAGTACCTGGCCGCGAAGACCGTGAAAGGCAAGGGCGGCGTTTTCAAACTGACCGGCGGTCTGCAGTGCGACTTCGGAAGCGACCGCGTATTCAACTCGCCGCTGGCGGAAGCGAACATCGTCGGACGCGCGATCGGCATGGGCACGCGTGGTCTGAAGCCGGTGGTGGAGATCCAGTTCTTCGATTACATCTGGCCCGCTATGCACCAGATGCGCAATGAGATGGCGCTCATCCGGTGGCGCTCGAACAATGCGTTCTCCTGTCCGATGGTGATTCGCGTGGCGATCGGCGGATATCTGACCGGCGGCGCGGTGTATCACTCGCAGTGCGGGGAGAGCATCTTCACACATATTCCGGGAATTCGGGTGATGTTCCCATCGAACGCGCTCGACGCGAACGGACTGTTGCGCACCGCGATTCGCTGCGATGACCCGGTGCTCTTCCTCGAGCACAAGCGGTTGTATCGCGAGACGTTCGGGCGTGCGCCGTATCCGGGGTCGGATTACATGATCCCGTTTGGAAAGGCGAAGGTCGTGCAGCACGGCAACGACCTCACTGTCGTGACTTACGGTGCAACGGTTCCGCGTACCCTCCAGGCGGCGCAAAGACTGGAACGCGAACAGGGGATCAAAGTGGAAGTGATCGATCTTCGGTCACTGAATCCATTTGACTGGGACACGGTTGCGGCGTCGGTATCGAAGACGAACCGCGTGCTCGTGGCGCACGAGGACATGCTGAGTTGGGGATATGGCGCGGAGATCGCCGCGCGCATCGCCGACCAGTTGTTCGACGAGCTGGATGCTCCGGTGAAGCGGGTCGCGGCGAAGGACACGTTTGTGGCGTATCAGCCGGTGCTGGAGGATGTGATCCTGCCGCAACCAGACGACCTGTACAAGGGCATGCTGGAGTTGGCTCGCTACTAACCTCATCCGCCGCAGGCAGGGAATACCTGTCTGCGGCATTCTTCTTTTATGACGGCTGACGAGATCCTCGCAGTGCGATCTCACCGGACATACCCGTTGCCGCAAAAGCCTTGGGTGATGCGGCAAGAGTGGCACGACTTGCTGTTCGCGCATTGGGAAGTGCCCATCGAAACCATTCGTGCGCTGGTTCCACCGCAGCTTGAGCTGGATCTTTGGGACGGCCGGGCCTACCTCGCGGTGGTTCCCTTTGTGGTGCGCAACCTGCGGCCTCGGGGCGTTCCGAGCCTGCCGGTCATCTCGCATTTCGCGGAGAACAACGTTCGGACCTATGTGACTTGTCGCGGCATCCCCGGCGTATGGTTCTTCAGCCTCGATGCGGCGAATCTGTCGGCGGTGCTGGGGGCACGATTCGCATATACGCTCCCATACTTCCGTGCGCGCTTTGCCTTCGCGACGGCCGGCAACACGGTCCGGTACAGTTCGCGCCGGTTGCAGCGTCCGAAGCCGGCGGAGTTCCGGGGAGAGTATCGACCGGTTTCCGAGGTGTTGGAATGGCGGCCACCCGACCAGGCGCTCGAGCGGTTTCTTACGGAACGCTACTGTCTGTATGCAATCGCGGCAGGGCACGTGTACCGTACTCAGATCCATCATGTGCCCTGGCCGCTGCAGAATGCCGAAGCACGGATCGAGCTGAACACGATGACGGCACCGCTGGGGGTTCGACTCGAAAATCAGCCGCTGTTGCACTTTTCCAAGTTCCAGGATGTGCTGGTCTGGCTACCGGAGAGAGTAAGTTGATGTTACGGAATGTCCTTTAGTACTAGACATCCGTGTTACTTGCGGAACCCGGGTTGCCTCCAGGGTAAGAAAAAATCCTGTAAAAATGCGGCTTCGGCGCATTGACACGCCGTGGTTCCTGGTCTACTCTCCATCACCAACTACATGCCTTTCTCGCCGTGGGGTGGCGAGAGTAGTAGATCCATTGGAGGGTTCCACAAGTGAAAAGCATCTGGAGGGCAGCACTCCTCTGTGCTGTCGTGTCTGTTTCCTCGGCTTCGATGTTTGGCCAAGTAGTTCGCCAAGACAATAACAACGACGACCTGGTTCCTACGGGTAAAGGATGGGGTGAACGCCAAGCGCATTCGCAAGCGAATGCGAAGCAGCGGCCGCGCGCAACCAACGGCATCTCGTATCACGGTGGTCCGGTGATGCTGGGAACCGTAAACGTTTATTACATCTGGTACGGGAACTGGTCCGGCAATTCGGCGACGTCGATCCTGACGGATTTCATCCAAAACATCGGCGGATCTCCGTACTACAACATCAACACCACATATAACAATGGAGCGGGAACGAACCTTTCCAACTCGATCGCGTACCAGCGGAGCACGAACGATAGCTACTCGCAAGGCACTTCGCTGACGGATTCGCAGATCAAGACGGTAGTTTCGAACGCGATCACGAGCAATCAGCTCCCCGCCGATCCGAATGGCGTTTACTTCGTGCTTACGTCGAAGGACGTTACTGCGAGCAGCGGTTTCTGCACGCAATATTGCGGATGGCACACACACGGGTCCATTGCCGGACTGGACATTAAGTATTCCTTCGTCGGCAACCCGGAACGGTGTCCGTCGGCTTGTGCGGCGCAGACCACCAGTCCGAACGACAACACGGGCGCGGACGGGATGGCGAGCATCATCGCGCATGAACTCGAAGAAGCGCACACGGACCCGGACTTGAATGCCTGGTACGACAACCGCGGCTACGAAAATGCGGACAAATGCGCCTGGACGTTCGGCACGACTTCGACGGCCTCCAACGGATCGAAGTACAACGTGACGCTCGGCAGCCGGCAGTATCTCATCCAGCAGAACTGGGTGAACGCATCCGGTGGCTACTGCGCCATGAGCTACTGACGACGGCAGAAACCAGAACGCCGGAGGTAAGCCCTCTGGCGTTTTTATTGGAAGTCGTCGGTTACGGCTGGAGGATGACCTTGCCGGTTGTCTTTCGCCCTTCGAGATCGCGATGCGCCTGAGGTGCGTCGGAGAGTTTGTAGCGCTGTCCGACATGGACCTTCAAGTCGCCTGCGATCATCATGTTGAAGACTTCGGTCATGCGCCACTGGAGTTCTTCGCGCGTTGCGATGTAGTTCACAAGGTTCGGACGGGTCAAGAAAAGGGAGCCCATCTGGGACAGGCGGATCGGGTCGAATGGCGGAACGGCGCCGCTCGATGCTCCGAACAAGACCATGTAGCCGCGTGGTTTCAGGACGCTTAGGCTGCCTTCAAAAGTGGTTTTACCCACACCGTCATAAACGACGTCTACGCCCTTGCCGCCGGTTAGGCGCTTCGTCTCGGCGACGAAATCCTGTTGCGTGTAAAGAATGATGTCGTCCACTCCGGCCTCGCGGGCAAGCTTCGCCTTCTCCTCGGTGGAGACGGTTCCGACGACGCGTGCGCCGATTCGCTTGGCGAACTGGGCTAGCAGAAGTCCTACCCCACCTGCCGCCGCATGCAGCAAGAGGGTATCTTCGGATTTGAGCGGATAGGTGCTACGTACCAGGTAGTGGACGGTAGCTCCCTGGAGCATGACCGCGGCAGCCTGTTCCGAGGTGATCTGGTCGGGCACCTTCACCAACTGCGCTTCAGGGACACACTGGTATTCGGCGTAGCTTCCCATGACGCTGGTCTGGGCGACTCGGTCGCCGGGCTGCAGATCGCGGACCTCAGACCCAACCTCAGTGACCGTTCCGGCCATTTCGCGTCCGACGATGAAAGGAGTCTGGGCGGGATAGCGTCCTTCACGGAAGTAGACGTCGATGAAATTGACCCCAATCGATTCGATCTTCACGAGGGCTTCGTTCGGTTTTGGTTTGGGGACGGGCAGGTCGACATACTGAAGGGCTTCAGGACCACCGGTCTTGGAGACTTGAATCGCTTTCATGTCTTCACTGATTACACGGACTGCTTCGAGGTCGCAAGAGGTGAAAAAAGGGAAATTTGTGACAAATCTCACTTTGAAGGGTGACAAATCGGCCGTTTCGGTCGAGTTCCGAATGTGAACAGGGGTTCTGTGCAGCGAATGGCGACATTCCGCACCGAGTGGTTTTTGGGGTTCAGAGACTGCGCTGATTAAATAACTTGGAATCAATACGTCATTCGTCCAAGTCACGATTAGGAGCATCAGTGAGCACGCAAACGTTCGCGCCACAACCGGTGTTTACGCCCAATAGCGAGAAGCGTCTCGACACCGCAGCGGGTCTTCGCCCCGACTTCAAGATCATCCAGCCGACTACCACGTACACCGGAGCTCCGATTGAGCCCATTCAGAAGGGCCTGCCCAAAATAACGGAATCGCTCTGCCCAGAATGCGGGAAGACTATCCGCGCCGACATCTTTGCCGACCAGGGCAAAGTTGTGATGGAGAAGAACTGCGAAGAGCACGGGACATTCAGAGACATCGTTTTCTCCGACGTGAAGCTTTATCTGAAGATGGAGAACTGGGTGTTTGGCGACAACCGCGGACTAAAGAATCCGGCGGTGATGGATGCCAAGAGCTGTCCTGATGACTGCGGTATGTGCGGCATGCACACCTCGCACACGGGGCTGGCGAACGTTGACCTGACCAATCGCTGCAACCTTACCTGCCCGGTCTGCTTTGCGAATGCAAACGTTCAGGGCTACGTGTATGAGCCGTCAATCGATCTGGTTCGCAAGCAACTTGCGGCGTTGCGCGAGCAGCAGCCGGTTGCAGGACGCGTGGTGCAGTTCTCCGGCGGCGAGCCGACGATCCACCCGCAGTGGTTCGAGATTCTGAGCATGGCGCGCGAGATGGGCTTCTCGCATATCCAGGCGGCGACCAATGGCATTGAGTTCGCGAAGCCGGGGTTCGCGGAAGCATCCAAGGCGGCCGGCCTCCAGACGCTTTATCTCCAATTCGACGGCGTCTGCGATGACGTCTACAAGCGCACTCGCGGCATGTCGCTGATGGAATACAAGCTGAAGGCGATTGAGAACGTCCGGAAGGCCGGACTGAAGATCGTTTTCGTGCCGACGATTGTGAAGGGGATCAATGATCACCAGATCGGCGACATCGTTCGAATGGCGATCGAGAACATTGATTGCGTCAGCGGTATCAGCTTCCAGCCGGTGGCGTTCACGGGACGCATCAACCGCCGCGAACTCGAGCAAAAAAGATTTACGCTTGCCGACCTTGCCCACTCGGTAGCAGATCAGACCGGCATCACCGATAAATATTACGACTGGTTCCCACTCTCATCGGTGGTGCCGTTCTCCAAATTGATCTCGGCCATGAAGGGTGACGAGACGGTCACACTGACCTGCCATCCGCACTGCTCCATCGGCACGTACCTTTTCGTCGACGAGCAGACGAAGACCGCAGTTCCGGCGACGCGCTTCCTTGATCTGCCCGGGCTACTTCAAGACATGGACGAAATCGCGCGCAAGACCGGCAAGTCGATCTTCAAGGTGTTTAGCGGCGTGAAAGCGTGGAGTTCGCTGCGGAAGCACTTCAAGAAGGAGTTTGCACCTCCGGGGCTGGACTTCGATCGCTTCCTGCAGACTGTGCAAGGCTGCGTGGACAAGAAGTACGGACGCGACGGCATGGACGGCAAGTTCACCTATCGCACGCTGATGGTGGCTGGCATGCACTTCATGGATTCGTACAACTACGACATCGCGCGCGTAAAGCGCTGCCTGATTCACTATGCCGCGCCGAACGGCAAGCTG containing:
- the uvrB gene encoding excinuclease ABC subunit UvrB, with product MEFKLHSEYSPRGDQRTAIESLTRGAIDGEKHQVLLGVTGSGKTFTMAKIIENLNRPALILAHNKTLAAQLYHEFKSFFPQNAVEYFVSYYDYYQPEAYIPAGDVYIEKEATINDELDKLRLSATKSLFERRDCIIVASVSCIYGLGSPEAYYGMLLFLEKGQKIKREDILRKLVEILYERSDSELRRGTFRVRGDIIEVFPSYEDMAYRIELWGDQIESLAQIDPLFGTVKQRYQRLPVYPKSHYVMKPETKSSAVDSILKELEWWEGELQNQGRLVESQRVHQRTRFDLEMIKSMGYCHGIENYSRHFTGRLPGEPPPTLLDYVPRDYLLFIDESHQTIPQLHGMWHGDRSRKSTLIEYGFRLPSALDNRPLTFEEFEHRVNQVVYVSATPGPYELTRSAGVVVEQIIRPTGLVDPEVEIRPVKGQIDDLLHEIRARVDKGERVLVTTLTKRMAEDLAEYYSEVGVRCRYMHSEIETLERVKILRDLRRGEFDVLIGINLLREGLDLPEVSLVAILDADKEGFLRSAGSLIQTIGRCARHLEGRALLYADRMTDSMKKALDETDRRRAIQRAYNEEHGITPMSIVRPVDMSLAHIVEADYVDVATGADGIPDFKSQEELDIFIAKLENEMRECAKRFEFEKAAKLRDQIKELRTKEFLFA
- a CDS encoding HAD-IA family hydrolase, producing the protein MIKINRPIPADEIRLLIFDLDGTLVDSRQDLTNSVNAMLRQFHRPELPCDLIATYIGDGAPMLVRRSLGDPDDQKFVDEALAYFLAYYREHKLDNTYVYAGILDSLKDIRAAHNGDIKMAVLSNKPVIPSKAIVQELGLGEFFFQVYGGNSFPTKKPDPQGALALLDETGVKPEQAVMIGDSANDVLTAQNSGMYSVGLTYGLSPDSLAQVPPDVLMDRPDELGEYFTQIGERRWTE
- a CDS encoding dehydrogenase E1 component subunit alpha/beta produces the protein MALTKTEPKPAKTARPAKTYEGLTSEQLVQMYRTMYLSRKIDDREILLKRQQKIFFQISGAGHEALLVAAGMVLKPHYDWFYPYYRDRALCLKLGMTPLEMLLEAVGAADDPNSGGRQMPSHWGHKGLNIVTQSSPTGTQFLQAVGCAEAGRYFNRHPEAATKAEGDYRQFKDVQFHGDEVVYVSTGDGATSEGEFWEAMNTASNRKLPLLFLCEDNEYAISVPVEVQTAGGNISKLVRNFPNFYFDEVDGCDPIASYTALRKAVDYVRSGKGPAFVHGHVIRPYSHSLSDDEKLYRPEAERKSEVQKDPITRFQLFLVREGILDEEEISRLEKEVDEEVQAASDAALKAAFPALDSYKEFVYSPDVDPTSPAFDTHPNFDSPEPGKTAGEKTMADLINACLRDEMKRDERIVMFGEDVADCSREEYLAAKTVKGKGGVFKLTGGLQCDFGSDRVFNSPLAEANIVGRAIGMGTRGLKPVVEIQFFDYIWPAMHQMRNEMALIRWRSNNAFSCPMVIRVAIGGYLTGGAVYHSQCGESIFTHIPGIRVMFPSNALDANGLLRTAIRCDDPVLFLEHKRLYRETFGRAPYPGSDYMIPFGKAKVVQHGNDLTVVTYGATVPRTLQAAQRLEREQGIKVEVIDLRSLNPFDWDTVAASVSKTNRVLVAHEDMLSWGYGAEIAARIADQLFDELDAPVKRVAAKDTFVAYQPVLEDVILPQPDDLYKGMLELARY
- a CDS encoding DUF2071 domain-containing protein; the protein is MTADEILAVRSHRTYPLPQKPWVMRQEWHDLLFAHWEVPIETIRALVPPQLELDLWDGRAYLAVVPFVVRNLRPRGVPSLPVISHFAENNVRTYVTCRGIPGVWFFSLDAANLSAVLGARFAYTLPYFRARFAFATAGNTVRYSSRRLQRPKPAEFRGEYRPVSEVLEWRPPDQALERFLTERYCLYAIAAGHVYRTQIHHVPWPLQNAEARIELNTMTAPLGVRLENQPLLHFSKFQDVLVWLPERVS
- a CDS encoding quinone oxidoreductase, which encodes MKAIQVSKTGGPEALQYVDLPVPKPKPNEALVKIESIGVNFIDVYFREGRYPAQTPFIVGREMAGTVTEVGSEVRDLQPGDRVAQTSVMGSYAEYQCVPEAQLVKVPDQITSEQAAAVMLQGATVHYLVRSTYPLKSEDTLLLHAAAGGVGLLLAQFAKRIGARVVGTVSTEEKAKLAREAGVDDIILYTQQDFVAETKRLTGGKGVDVVYDGVGKTTFEGSLSVLKPRGYMVLFGASSGAVPPFDPIRLSQMGSLFLTRPNLVNYIATREELQWRMTEVFNMMIAGDLKVHVGQRYKLSDAPQAHRDLEGRKTTGKVILQP
- a CDS encoding radical SAM protein; amino-acid sequence: MSTQTFAPQPVFTPNSEKRLDTAAGLRPDFKIIQPTTTYTGAPIEPIQKGLPKITESLCPECGKTIRADIFADQGKVVMEKNCEEHGTFRDIVFSDVKLYLKMENWVFGDNRGLKNPAVMDAKSCPDDCGMCGMHTSHTGLANVDLTNRCNLTCPVCFANANVQGYVYEPSIDLVRKQLAALREQQPVAGRVVQFSGGEPTIHPQWFEILSMAREMGFSHIQAATNGIEFAKPGFAEASKAAGLQTLYLQFDGVCDDVYKRTRGMSLMEYKLKAIENVRKAGLKIVFVPTIVKGINDHQIGDIVRMAIENIDCVSGISFQPVAFTGRINRRELEQKRFTLADLAHSVADQTGITDKYYDWFPLSSVVPFSKLISAMKGDETVTLTCHPHCSIGTYLFVDEQTKTAVPATRFLDLPGLLQDMDEIARKTGKSIFKVFSGVKAWSSLRKHFKKEFAPPGLDFDRFLQTVQGCVDKKYGRDGMDGKFTYRTLMVAGMHFMDSYNYDIARVKRCLIHYAAPNGKLYPFCTYNSGPVFRDKIEREFSVPIAEYQGEVRPKPKGCGSSCGGC